The sequence below is a genomic window from Anaerocolumna chitinilytica.
ATGTCCTGTATTGGGAAGAAATAAAATAATAGGTATGCTATAATAACATCATGTAACTACAGATAGATTGCTTTAATAAATAGCAGAGCAGTGTACTTCCGCCTGCGAAGAAGGATGATAATACAAAGAGGATTAAATTATGCAAAATGGCAATTTGTATTTTGAATATAGCGAAGATGCAGTAAAGTATCTGAAGAACCGGGATAAAAGGCTGGGAGCTGCCATTGATCTGATAGGTCCGATACAGAGGAGAGTCGATAGGAACTTGTTCTCTTCTATAATACATCATATTATTGGACAGCAGATATCTACTCGTGCGCAGGAGACAATCTGGATGAGGCTCTGTGAAAAACTGGGCAAGGTAGATGCAGAAACGATTGATGGGCTTTCGGAAGCAGAATTGCAAAGCATTGGCATTACCTATAAAAAAGCAGGATATATCAAAGATTTTGCAACAAAAGTAAAGAAGAATGAATTTAAAATAGAAGAACTAAATCAGCTGACAGACAGTGAAATAATCAAAGAACTTTCGGAATTAAAGGGCATTGGTGTTTGGACGGCTGAAATGCTTATGATATTTTCCATGCAGCGCCCGGATGTGGTGAGTTTTGGGGACTTGGCAATCCACCGCGGAATGCGGATGCTATATCATAAGAAAAATATTGACCGTAAGGAATTCGCCAAATATGCCAAACGTTACTCACCCTATGGAACAGTAGCAAGTTTATATCTTTGGGCAATCGCCGGAGGAGCTTTACCCGATATGGCAGATCCCGCAGCAAAGAAAATTGTAGCACATAAGGAAAGCATTAGTGACGAAAAGCAGAGAAAGGTAAAAGAAATAGAGGCAAAGGAAATAAAGTCAAATGCATCAGTTGTTAAGCAATTAAAAGTAAGACAAGCGGACAAGGATAATGTTGAGGTAAAAAAAGCAAATAAATATCAGCAAGATGATATGTGGAGGGCGGTATATGAAAGCGACCCATCCTATGATGGAATTTTCTTTTATGCCGTCAAATCCACCGGAATATATTGCCGCCCCTCCTGCAAATCTAAAGTACCAAAACGGGAGAACATCTGCTATTTTGATACGGCGGAGCAAGCAAAAGAGGCGGGCTTTCGTCCTTGCAAGCGCTGTAGAAGTGACCTTTTTGATTATCAGCCCATGAAGGAAATTGCAGAAAAGGTGAGACTACTGCTGGAGGATTCCTATACAAAGAGGAGTAAAACTAGTCAGGAATTAAAGGAAATTGGTTTATCAAAGCATCGGGTCGGTGAAATATTTAAGAATGAATATGGTATCACATTGTCAGAATATACTGACAGGCTGCGTTTGGAAAAGGCAAAAGACCTCTTGTCTTGTACCGGTGAAGATATAGTTGATATTGCATATTCTGTTGGCTTCGGCGGAATGTCTTCATTTTACCGCTTCTTTAAGAAAGAAACAGGACAATCACCTGCAGCATTCAGAAAGGAGTGCCAATTATGATAAAATATGCTTATTATAATTTTAAATACGGAATTTTAAAAATCGGTTATAAGGAACAATCGGTTGTTTATTTAAAAAGAGCAGACAAGATTGATACGAAAAATGAACCCTCTGCACTTTCTGATAATGCTTATAAACAGGTGTGTGAGTATCTGGAGGGAAGGAGAGTGATATTTGATTTCCCGTATCAGCTGGAAGGTACAGAGTTTCAAAAAAAGGTATGGGATGCGCTTTTGCAGATTCCCTATGGAACAGTTTGCACATACAAACAGGTAGCAGAAGCCATTGGCAGTCCAAGAGGAAGCCGGGCGGTAGGATTAGCAAATAATAAAAATCCTATTAATATTGTTGTGCCTTGCCACCGGGTAATTGGTACAAATGGCCGCCTTGTTGGCTATGCCGGTGGTCTTGCAATGAAAGAAGCGCTGCTTCAACTGGAGAAAAGACCAGTAATTAATTGACAAAGTTAAAATCTCATGCTATTATGGGAGCCATAATAGAACTTATCAGAACTTATTTTCAATTTTCTGATAAAAGCGGTGATTTATCCGCCGTGCATTTGCTTCAGGAATAGCTTTCTGTTCCTATAGTATGTATTTAGAGGAGATAAGCCATGAGCTTTTATATAACAGATAAACTAACACGAAGACTTGGCTCTGTACAATTCAAACCGATGAAACATTGTGCAGAGCTTGACAGGTCCTAAGGAATCCAATCATCGGAAGAAGGAGTAATAGAGCAGGAATTTTCAGATACCTGTTTTTTGCTCTTTTTTCTGCTGGGATTTTTGAGGGAAGGCTATGGACATTGTTTTGTCCATAGCCTTTTGTTATGCAGAGAAAGAAGAAATGCAATCAGCAGAAGGCGGATACAATTAAGGTATCTTTGCTTTCTGCTTTTTTGTTTGAGAAATAAGGCGGTAGGTACCCTAATGATATGACAACAGAGGGATAACGGAAAGGAAGAATATAATTATGAGTTTATTAGAAATAACAGAATTAACCCATTCATACGGAGATAACCGGCTCTATAAAGAGGCAGAGCTGGTATTAAATAAAGGTGAGCATTTAGGGATAGTAGGACAGAATGGTACCGGAAAGAGTACCTTAATAAAAATTTGTACGGAACAAGTTATTCCGGATAGCGGACGTATCCTATGGCAGCCTAAAATCACTGTCGGATACCTGGATCAATATGCCAGTATAGATAAAAGTACGACCATGGGAGATTTTTTGAAAACAGCCTTTAATAAGTTGTATACCATTGAAGAGGCCATGAATGACCTTTACAAAAGAGCTTCAGACGGTGACACACAAGGACTGGAACTTGCAGCAAAGTTTCAGGAACAATTAGAACAAAAAGGGTTCTATTCCATTGATGTATTCATCGAACGGGTAACGGAAGGTCTGGGGTTACTCTCCCTTGGTTTGGAACGCCCTATTGGAGAAATGAGCGGAGGGCAGCGTACAAAAGTTATATTAGCCAAACTATTATTAGAAAAACCAGACGTTCTACTCTTGGATGAGCCGACTAATTTTCTTGACAAAGAGCATGTAACATGGCTTTGCGGTTATCTCACAGGGCTGGAAAATGCTTATATGGTAGTATCTCACGACCATGGCTTCTTAGAAAAAATCACAAATCGTATCTGTGATATCGATAATGAAAAATTAATAAAGTACTATGGTTCCTATTCTGAATTCTTGAAAAAAAAGACCTTTTTACGGGAGGACTATATCAGACAATACACTGCCCAGCAAAGAGAAATAAAAAAGACAGAAGAATTCATAAGAAGAAACATTGCAGGACGCAAATCCAAAATGGCACAAGGCAGGAGGAAGCAGCTTGAGAGAATGGATAAGATGGATGCACTTGCCCAAAAAGAAATAAAACCCGTATTTCATTTTGACAGCTTACCACTGCCGATAACGGAACAATTGTCAGTAAAGCATCTGACAGTAGGATATGACTATCCGTTGCTATCAGACCTTTGCTTTTCCATAAAAGGAGGAGAGAAAGTCGTTATTACAGGATTTAACGGAATCGGCAAAACAACGCTTCTTAAAACCCTATTAGGGCAGATAAAAGCACTGCAGGGAAAGTACTCTTTTTCCGAACAAGTAGTTCCTGGATATTATGAGCAGGATTTTGTATGGAAAGATGGGAATCAGACTCCAATTCAGATTGTAGCAGAAGCCAATCCGTCCTTTTTACAAAAAGACATCAGAAAGCACCTTGCCCGCTGCGGGATATCAAGCGAACACGCAATGCAGCAGATAGGGACCTTAAGCGGCGGCGAACAGGCCAAGGTCAAGATGTGCCTGCTTATGCTTAAACCCTGTAATTTTTTGATAATGGATGAACCCACAAACCATCTGGATGTACAGGCAAAAGAATCACTCATTACAGCCCTGTCAGAATTTTCGGGCACAGTACTGCTGGTGTCTCATGAGGAAGCCTTTTACCAAGATTGGGTAGAAAAGATTATCGATATCGAAAAATTATAAAAAAAGAGAAGTAACTCAACCATCTTATCCTTATTTTATACAACAAAATGAAAGTATAATAA
It includes:
- a CDS encoding Ada metal-binding domain-containing protein, which codes for MQNGNLYFEYSEDAVKYLKNRDKRLGAAIDLIGPIQRRVDRNLFSSIIHHIIGQQISTRAQETIWMRLCEKLGKVDAETIDGLSEAELQSIGITYKKAGYIKDFATKVKKNEFKIEELNQLTDSEIIKELSELKGIGVWTAEMLMIFSMQRPDVVSFGDLAIHRGMRMLYHKKNIDRKEFAKYAKRYSPYGTVASLYLWAIAGGALPDMADPAAKKIVAHKESISDEKQRKVKEIEAKEIKSNASVVKQLKVRQADKDNVEVKKANKYQQDDMWRAVYESDPSYDGIFFYAVKSTGIYCRPSCKSKVPKRENICYFDTAEQAKEAGFRPCKRCRSDLFDYQPMKEIAEKVRLLLEDSYTKRSKTSQELKEIGLSKHRVGEIFKNEYGITLSEYTDRLRLEKAKDLLSCTGEDIVDIAYSVGFGGMSSFYRFFKKETGQSPAAFRKECQL
- a CDS encoding methylated-DNA--[protein]-cysteine S-methyltransferase — its product is MIKYAYYNFKYGILKIGYKEQSVVYLKRADKIDTKNEPSALSDNAYKQVCEYLEGRRVIFDFPYQLEGTEFQKKVWDALLQIPYGTVCTYKQVAEAIGSPRGSRAVGLANNKNPINIVVPCHRVIGTNGRLVGYAGGLAMKEALLQLEKRPVIN
- a CDS encoding ABC-F family ATP-binding cassette domain-containing protein translates to MSLLEITELTHSYGDNRLYKEAELVLNKGEHLGIVGQNGTGKSTLIKICTEQVIPDSGRILWQPKITVGYLDQYASIDKSTTMGDFLKTAFNKLYTIEEAMNDLYKRASDGDTQGLELAAKFQEQLEQKGFYSIDVFIERVTEGLGLLSLGLERPIGEMSGGQRTKVILAKLLLEKPDVLLLDEPTNFLDKEHVTWLCGYLTGLENAYMVVSHDHGFLEKITNRICDIDNEKLIKYYGSYSEFLKKKTFLREDYIRQYTAQQREIKKTEEFIRRNIAGRKSKMAQGRRKQLERMDKMDALAQKEIKPVFHFDSLPLPITEQLSVKHLTVGYDYPLLSDLCFSIKGGEKVVITGFNGIGKTTLLKTLLGQIKALQGKYSFSEQVVPGYYEQDFVWKDGNQTPIQIVAEANPSFLQKDIRKHLARCGISSEHAMQQIGTLSGGEQAKVKMCLLMLKPCNFLIMDEPTNHLDVQAKESLITALSEFSGTVLLVSHEEAFYQDWVEKIIDIEKL